One window of the Triticum dicoccoides isolate Atlit2015 ecotype Zavitan chromosome 3B, WEW_v2.0, whole genome shotgun sequence genome contains the following:
- the LOC119280809 gene encoding WUSCHEL-related homeobox 10-like, whose protein sequence is MDQHNHGQAPAHRGGRSNEGGEPTTTRSRWAPKPEQILILESIFNSGMVNPAKDETARIRLLLERFGAVRDANVFYWFQNRRSRSRRRARQLQQSCGGTGDADQLSSNAAAAGHGCHGIGTSPYNTMQYGQLCGGVSAAAAAVTGPPRFSVDDADSGDDLFAIPRQMGLMSRGGEDQYGYTATDASQLSYQATVPGTTMPVFINGTVYEVPSTGVLDVAGTFGSDVILVHSSGEILPVNERGVLMKSLQMGECYYLVFRSI, encoded by the exons ATGGACCAGCACAACCACGGCCAAGCTCCCGCACACCGCGGCGGCCGCAGCAACGAGGGGGGCGAGCCGACCACGACACGGTCCCGGTGGGCGCCCAAGCCGGAGCAGATCCTGATCCTAGAGTCCATCTTCAACAGCGGTATGGTGAACCCGGCCAAGGACGAGACGGCGCGCATCCGGCTCCTCCTCGAGCGCTTCGGCGCCGTCCGTGACGCCAACGTGTTCTACTGGTTCCAGAACCGCCGCTCCCGCTCCCGCCGCCGTGCACGCCAGCTCCAGCAGTCTTGCGGCGGCACTGGGGACGCGGACCAGCTCTCCTCCAACGCAGCCGCGGCCGGCCACGGCTGCCACGGCATCGGCACCTCTCCCTACAACACCATGCAGTACGGGCAGCTGTGCGGCGGCGTGTCGGCGGCCGCGGCCGCGGTCACCGGGCCTCCCCGTTTCTCGGTAGACGACGCCGACAGCGGAGACGATCTTTTCGCCATCCCCCGGCAAATGGGCCTCATGTCACGCGGTGGCGAAGACCAGTATGGCTACACGGCTACCGACGCATCGCAACTAAGCTACCAAGCAACTG TTCCTGGGACGACGATGCCGGTGTTCATCAATGGCACAGTGTATGAGGTGCCGAGCACCGGCGTGTTGGACGTGGCAGGCACATTCGGGAGTGATGTGATTCTGGTGCACTCCTCCGGCGAGATCCTCCCGGTGAACGAGCGCGGCGTGCTCATGAAGAGCCTGCAGATGGGGGAATGTTATTACCTG GTATTCAGATCGATCTGA